The following DNA comes from Cucumis sativus cultivar 9930 chromosome 7, Cucumber_9930_V3, whole genome shotgun sequence.
ctttgttatacatgaaaaattgaaactttccCATATTCACGTAATATTTAACAACAAATAACCTTATTTGTagatatacaattttttttttaaaaaaagaggacagagaaaaaagagaaaaaaaccaaattgagAAGACGATGGGGAAGAAATTGGCAGGATTTCCACGCGCAATTCGAGATTAGggtttctttctctctcctctttgtgtgttcttcttcctcttttcttctgcAGTTCTTCCCTAATTGGGGCTTTCATCTCTGACTTTTAACTTCTCTTCCttactttgaaatttgtttcctTACCGCTTTGATCCACTTTCTCACGCTGCCTGCCTTCTATTTCTGAATTTGAATGAATCTTTAGAGCAGGTCGTTGAAGAAGGCATAGATGGACGAAGGAGAGGGTGGGTTCGGTGAGGGTGTGGATCAGATTGATCAGTTCCATCGGAACGAGGCCATTTCGGCCGTTGCTGATGATGGTTTCTTGGGCGAAGACGAGGATGAATACGAGGACCTGTATAACGATGTTAATGTTGGGGAGGGGTTCCTTCAGTCGTTGAGGAAGAGCGATGATTTGGGATTCAAGAGGGAGGAGGAACCCAAGATGGAGCCTCCTGCACCTGTACCACCCAGTTCCGCTGCTTCCATACCTGGTATTGGTGGAGGTGCGACTGAAGTTACTGGTTTAGGAGATGCCGGTGGGCGTACTGTTTCGGAGAGAGTAACAGAGGGTTACAATCAGATTCCAGATTTAAGAACGAATGAGATGGCTATCAGAGGTGGGGTGGGATCGGGGCCGCCTGTAGGCACAGGAGTTGGGATCAGAGTTGAATTAGGGCAAGGGAGCAAAGCCATCGAGTTGGAGGAGCGAAGTAGTAATAACGTAGCTGGGCATCAGGCTCCGCAACAGCAACAGCAACAGCCACAGCCACAGCCGCAGCCGCAGCCACAGCCACAGCCGCAGCACCATCACCAACCACCTCAGAGCGGAGTCTTAGGAAATCCTGGGAGTGTAGAAAATGAAGGTTTGCTAAGGCAAGGTGGTGGAGTTAATGTCAATGGGGTTGGTGGAAACGGGTTTGGTAATATCGGGAGTGCAGGGGGAGGTGGCGGTGgaacaattttgtttgttggggATTTACATTGGTGGACTACAGATGCGGAGCTTGAGGTGGAACTCTGCAAGTATGGTCCGTTGAAGGAGGTCAAGTTTTATGACGAGAAAGCCAGTGGAAAATCAAAAGGCTACTGCCAGGTTGAGTTTTATGATCCTTCTGCTGCCACAGCTTGCAAGGAGGGAATGAATGGCCATATTTTTAATGGACGTCCATGTGTAGTTGCATATGCATCACCGTTTAGTGTTAAGAAGATGGGAGAAGCCCAAGTTAGCAGGAACCAGCAGATAGCCCAAGCTACTAATCCTCAAGCAAGGAGAGCGCCTAACGAGGCTGTAGGTAAAATTGGTGGAAATAGTATTGCAACGGGTGGTAACTATCAAGGTGGTGATAACAATAGAGGTTCTGGGAGAGGTAATTGGGGAAGGAGTAATGCTCATGGAATGGGTGGTCGAGGACCAGCTGGCCAAATGAGGGGTAGGGGTGGTGGGATGGGTGGCAGAGGTATAATGGGAAATGGTGGAAATGGCTTTGGCCAAGGTATTGGTGCTACCCCTCCTTTATTGCATCCCCAGTCAATGATGGGTCAAGGTTTTGATCCATCTTTTGGTGCACCCATGGGAAGAATGGGTACATATGGTGGTTTTCCTGGAGCCCCGGCTCCCCCTTTCTCTGGAATTTTGTCATCCTTTCCTCCCGTCGGGGGTGTTGGCCTTCCTGGTGTAGCTCCTCATGTGAACCCAGCATTTTTTGGAAGAGGTATGCCTATGAATGGAATGGGGATGATGCCAACATCGGGCGTTGATGGGCCTAATATGGGAATGTGGTCTGATCCTAGTATGGGTGGATGGGGCAGTGAAGAGCAAGGAGGAGGGAGAGCAGGTGAGTCTAGTTATGGAGAAGAAGCTGGTTCTGACCAGCATTATGGTGAAGGCAGTCATGAAAGAGGGCCATGGGCAAATTCTGCGAAGGAGAAAGATAGAGGCTCTGAAAGGGACTGGTCACAGTCTTCTGATAGAAGGTATCGAGATGATAGAGATGTTGGTTATGATAGAGAGAGatccaaagaaaaagatcCGGGACCTGACCATGACTGGCCAGATAGAAGGCCTCGTGAAGATAGAGATATAGGGCGTGAAAGGGATAAAGATAGGGATCGAGAGAGGGATAGAGAACGATCCCGAGATTATGAGCGTGGCCATCATGAACGTGATCGTGAACGTGAAAGGGATCGTGACCGTGATAGGTACAAGGACGACAGGGACAAATATTCAGATCATCATAGGTACAGAGACCGGGAACCAGAGCATGATGAGGATTGGGAAAGGGGACGGTCATCAAGGACTCATAGCAAGTCCCGATTAtcgcaagaagaagaaaatcgtTCTAGATCAAGGGATGCTGATTATGGGAAAAGGCGGAGGCTTACTTCTGAATAGC
Coding sequences within:
- the LOC116401617 gene encoding cleavage and polyadenylation specificity factor subunit CG7185-like; translation: MDEGEGGFGEGVDQIDQFHRNEAISAVADDGFLGEDEDEYEDLYNDVNVGEGFLQSLRKSDDLGFKREEEPKMEPPAPVPPSSAASIPGIGGGATEVTGLGDAGGRTVSERVTEGYNQIPDLRTNEMAIRGGVGSGPPVGTGVGIRVELGQGSKAIELEERSSNNVAGHQAPQQQQQQPQPQPQPQPQPQPQHHHQPPQSGVLGNPGSVENEGLLRQGGGVNVNGVGGNGFGNIGSAGGGGGGTILFVGDLHWWTTDAELEVELCKYGPLKEVKFYDEKASGKSKGYCQVEFYDPSAATACKEGMNGHIFNGRPCVVAYASPFSVKKMGEAQVSRNQQIAQATNPQARRAPNEAVGKIGGNSIATGGNYQGGDNNRGSGRGNWGRSNAHGMGGRGPAGQMRGRGGGMGGRGIMGNGGNGFGQGIGATPPLLHPQSMMGQGFDPSFGAPMGRMGTYGGFPGAPAPPFSGILSSFPPVGGVGLPGVAPHVNPAFFGRGMPMNGMGMMPTSGVDGPNMGMWSDPSMGGWGSEEQGGGRAGESSYGEEAGSDQHYGEGSHERGPWANSAKEKDRGSERDWSQSSDRRYRDDRDVGYDRERSKEKDPGPDHDWPDRRPREDRDIGRERDKDRDRERDRERSRDYERGHHERDRERERDRDRDRYKDDRDKYSDHHRYRDREPEHDEDWERGRSSRTHSKSRLSQEEENRSRSRDADYGKRRRLTSE